One genomic region from Frateuria soli encodes:
- the kdsB gene encoding 3-deoxy-manno-octulosonate cytidylyltransferase, with protein sequence MPAVPPFIVAIPARYGSTRLPAKPLRTLAGLPMVVRVAQRALQAGAGQVVVAVDDTRVADALAGQGVDVCMTRADHASGSDRLAEVADRYGWPANAIVVNLQGDEPFAPAAGIREVARALAGDDAPMATLATPITEAHELFDPNVVKLVRGADGRALYFSRAPLPWARDAFAADRRTLPGSVPFLRHIGIYAYRAGFLGRYTGLSRTPLEQAESLEQLRVLEHGFPIAVRLTPEPFPPGIDTEADVERAERWLATQP encoded by the coding sequence ATGCCTGCCGTCCCGCCCTTCATCGTCGCCATTCCGGCCCGCTACGGCTCCACCCGCTTGCCGGCCAAGCCGCTGCGCACCCTCGCTGGCCTGCCAATGGTCGTGCGCGTGGCGCAGCGTGCACTGCAGGCCGGGGCCGGCCAGGTGGTGGTAGCGGTGGACGACACGCGCGTCGCCGATGCGCTGGCCGGGCAGGGCGTCGATGTCTGCATGACCCGCGCCGACCACGCATCCGGCAGCGATCGCCTGGCTGAAGTCGCCGATCGCTACGGCTGGCCGGCCAACGCCATCGTGGTGAACCTGCAAGGTGACGAGCCGTTCGCGCCGGCGGCCGGCATCCGCGAAGTCGCGCGTGCGCTGGCCGGGGACGACGCGCCCATGGCCACGCTCGCCACGCCGATCACGGAGGCGCACGAGCTGTTCGATCCCAACGTGGTCAAGCTGGTGCGCGGGGCCGACGGGCGCGCGCTGTACTTCAGCCGGGCGCCGTTGCCCTGGGCGCGCGACGCGTTCGCCGCCGACCGCCGGACGCTGCCCGGAAGCGTGCCGTTCCTGCGCCACATCGGGATCTACGCCTATCGCGCCGGTTTCCTTGGCCGCTACACCGGCCTTTCGCGCACGCCGCTGGAACAGGCGGAGTCGCTGGAACAGTTGCGGGTGCTGGAACACGGCTTTCCGATCGCGGTGCGGCTGACGCCCGAGCCGTTTCCGCCCGGCATCGACACCGAGGCGGACGTGGAGCGTGCGGAGCGCTG
- the pheA gene encoding prephenate dehydratase translates to MNESTESLGKVRDRIDSIDRQIQELISERANWAREVARVKGEGLSAIDYYRPEREAHVLRMVVDRNDGPLSDTEMVRLFREIMSSCLAQEDPLKVGFLGPEGTFSEQAVRKHFGHAVYGLPLGSIEEVFQEVAAGNADFGVVPVENSGQGMIQVTLDMFLTSEARICGEIELRVHQCLLSKAAEMGHIRRVFAHAQSLQQCKAWLRLNLPEVECVAVGSNAEAARLARHADDAAAIAGNTAGKVYGLKPLAEGIEDRADNTTRFLVIGRSLFPPSGNDRTSLLITVNDKPGALYDVLSPFAMHGVSMNRIESRPAHTGKWQYAFFIDVSGHIDDAPLQAALKDMGPVATRVRVLGSYPVALP, encoded by the coding sequence ATGAATGAATCCACCGAATCGCTGGGCAAGGTGCGCGATCGCATCGACAGCATCGACCGCCAGATCCAGGAGCTGATCTCCGAGCGCGCCAACTGGGCGCGGGAGGTCGCGCGGGTCAAGGGCGAGGGGTTGTCGGCGATCGACTACTACCGGCCCGAGCGCGAGGCGCACGTGCTGCGCATGGTGGTCGACCGCAACGACGGGCCGCTGTCGGACACCGAGATGGTGCGGCTGTTCCGCGAGATCATGTCCTCCTGCCTGGCGCAGGAGGACCCGCTCAAGGTCGGCTTCCTCGGGCCGGAGGGTACCTTCAGCGAACAGGCGGTACGCAAACACTTCGGCCACGCCGTCTACGGCCTGCCGCTGGGCAGCATCGAGGAAGTGTTCCAGGAGGTGGCCGCCGGGAATGCCGATTTCGGCGTGGTGCCGGTGGAGAACTCCGGGCAGGGCATGATCCAGGTGACGCTGGACATGTTCCTCACCTCCGAGGCGCGCATCTGCGGCGAGATCGAACTGCGGGTGCACCAGTGCCTGCTGTCGAAGGCCGCGGAAATGGGCCACATCCGGCGCGTATTCGCCCACGCGCAGTCGCTGCAGCAGTGCAAGGCCTGGTTGCGGCTCAACCTGCCGGAGGTCGAGTGCGTGGCGGTCGGCAGCAACGCCGAGGCTGCGCGACTGGCGCGGCACGCGGACGACGCGGCGGCCATCGCTGGCAACACCGCCGGCAAGGTCTATGGCCTGAAGCCGCTCGCCGAAGGCATCGAGGACCGCGCCGACAACACCACCCGCTTCCTGGTGATCGGCCGCTCGCTCTTCCCGCCCTCGGGCAATGACCGCACCTCGCTGCTGATCACCGTCAACGACAAGCCGGGCGCGCTCTACGACGTGCTGAGCCCGTTCGCCATGCATGGCGTGAGCATGAACCGCATCGAATCGCGACCGGCCCACACGGGCAAGTGGCAGTACGCCTTTTTCATCGACGTTTCCGGGCATATCGACGACGCGCCGTTGCAGGCAGCCTTGAAGGACATGGGGCCGGTGGCGACGCGGGTGCGCGTGCTGGGCTCCTATCCGGTGGCGTTGCCGTGA
- the ispG gene encoding flavodoxin-dependent (E)-4-hydroxy-3-methylbut-2-enyl-diphosphate synthase produces the protein MSDSVFQQPRPAGPSTRRPSVGVRVGKVMVGGGAPVVVQSMTNTDTEDPASTAKQIAELARAGSEVVRITVNTPAAAAAVPRIAERLGMMGVDVPIVGDFHYNGHQLLEAEPACAEALAKYRINPGNVGFGKKKDSQFASIIEKAIQYGKPVRIGANWGSLDQGMVATLMDENAQRAQPWDAGMVAREALIRSALDSAARAEQLGLPRDRIILSCKVSGVQELIAVYRDLAVRCDYALHLGLTEAGMGSKGITASAAALAVLLQEGIGDTIRISLTPEPGGSRTQEVIVAQELLQTMGLRAFTPLVTACPGCGRTTSEFFQELAKTVQSHVRAKMPEWRVMYDGVENLTLAVMGCVVNGPGESKHANIGISLPGNGEAPSAPVFIDGEKAMTLRGDNIAEEFVGILDDYVARKYAARTA, from the coding sequence ATGAGCGATTCCGTTTTCCAGCAGCCGCGCCCGGCCGGCCCCTCGACGCGCCGCCCGAGCGTAGGCGTGCGCGTGGGCAAGGTGATGGTGGGTGGTGGCGCTCCGGTGGTGGTGCAGTCGATGACCAACACCGACACCGAGGACCCGGCCAGCACCGCGAAGCAGATCGCCGAGCTGGCGCGCGCGGGCTCGGAAGTCGTGCGCATCACGGTGAACACGCCGGCCGCCGCGGCGGCCGTGCCGCGCATCGCCGAGCGGCTGGGCATGATGGGCGTGGACGTGCCGATCGTGGGCGACTTCCACTACAACGGCCACCAGTTGCTCGAAGCCGAGCCGGCCTGCGCCGAAGCGCTCGCCAAGTACCGGATCAATCCAGGCAACGTCGGCTTCGGCAAGAAGAAGGACAGCCAGTTCGCCTCGATCATCGAAAAGGCGATCCAGTACGGCAAGCCGGTGCGCATCGGCGCGAACTGGGGCTCGCTCGACCAGGGCATGGTCGCCACGCTGATGGACGAGAACGCGCAACGCGCGCAGCCGTGGGACGCCGGCATGGTCGCGCGCGAGGCACTGATCCGCTCCGCGCTCGATTCGGCCGCGCGCGCCGAGCAGCTCGGCCTGCCGCGCGACCGCATCATCCTTTCGTGCAAGGTCTCCGGCGTGCAGGAATTGATCGCGGTCTACCGCGACCTGGCGGTCCGCTGCGACTACGCACTGCATCTGGGCCTGACCGAGGCCGGCATGGGTTCCAAGGGCATCACCGCCTCCGCCGCGGCGCTGGCGGTGCTGCTGCAGGAGGGCATCGGCGACACCATCCGCATCTCGCTGACGCCCGAGCCCGGAGGCTCGCGTACGCAGGAGGTGATCGTCGCGCAGGAGCTGCTGCAGACCATGGGCCTGCGCGCGTTCACGCCGCTGGTGACGGCCTGTCCGGGGTGCGGCCGCACGACCAGCGAGTTCTTCCAGGAGCTGGCCAAGACGGTCCAAAGTCACGTGCGGGCGAAGATGCCCGAGTGGCGGGTGATGTACGACGGCGTGGAGAACCTCACCCTGGCGGTGATGGGCTGCGTGGTGAACGGGCCGGGCGAGTCCAAGCACGCCAACATCGGCATCTCGCTGCCGGGCAACGGCGAAGCGCCCTCGGCGCCGGTGTTCATCGACGGCGAAAAGGCGATGACCCTGCGCGGCGACAACATCGCCGAGGAGTTCGTCGGCATCCTGGACGACTACGTGGCACGCAAGTACGCGGCACGGACGGCCTGA
- the aroA gene encoding 3-phosphoshikimate 1-carboxyvinyltransferase translates to MSGAEHTAGRLDWVSRPSGPLRGAITVPGDKSVSHRALMLAALAEGTSRISGFLEGEDTRATAAVLAQLGVSIETPAPGERLVHGVGLHGLRGSDRPLDCGNAGTGMRLLTGLLAGQAFDATLVGDESLSRRPMRRVTEPLVWMGARIDTREGLPPLHIHGGRHLRGIRYESPVASAQVKSALLLAGLYAEGETEILEPHPTRDYTECMLAAFGWPIRFAPGRASLTGGHALQATDVRVPADFSSAAFFLVAASLVPGSELLLRAVGLNTRRTGLLLALKLMGADIEVVDQRRSGGETVADLRVCHAPLHGIELPPALVPDMIDEFPALFVAAAAAQGTTVIRGAAELRVKESDRIASMAAGLRALGVRVEETPDGAAITGGTLGAGVVQGHGDHRVAMSFAVAGLVATGGVRIEDCRNVATSFPGFMELANGCGFALAEA, encoded by the coding sequence GTGAGCGGCGCCGAGCACACGGCCGGGCGCCTGGACTGGGTAAGCCGCCCAAGCGGACCGCTGCGCGGCGCGATCACGGTTCCGGGCGACAAGTCCGTCTCCCACCGGGCATTGATGCTTGCCGCGCTGGCGGAAGGTACCTCGCGCATCAGCGGCTTCCTCGAAGGCGAGGACACGCGCGCCACTGCCGCGGTGCTCGCCCAGTTGGGTGTCTCCATCGAGACGCCCGCGCCGGGCGAGCGGCTGGTACATGGCGTGGGCCTGCATGGCCTGCGCGGGTCGGACCGGCCGCTGGACTGCGGCAATGCCGGCACCGGCATGCGCTTGCTCACCGGTTTGCTGGCAGGGCAGGCGTTCGACGCCACGCTGGTGGGCGACGAGTCGCTGTCGCGCCGACCGATGCGTCGCGTCACCGAGCCGCTGGTGTGGATGGGCGCGCGCATCGACACGCGCGAAGGCCTGCCGCCGCTGCACATCCACGGCGGCCGGCACCTGCGCGGCATCCGCTACGAATCCCCGGTGGCCAGCGCACAGGTGAAGTCCGCGCTGCTTCTGGCCGGTCTGTACGCCGAGGGCGAAACCGAGATCCTGGAGCCGCACCCGACCCGCGACTACACCGAATGCATGCTGGCGGCCTTCGGCTGGCCGATCCGCTTCGCGCCGGGCCGGGCCAGCCTGACTGGCGGACACGCGCTGCAGGCCACCGACGTGCGGGTGCCGGCGGACTTTTCCTCCGCCGCGTTCTTCCTGGTCGCGGCGAGCCTGGTGCCCGGTTCGGAGCTGCTGCTGCGCGCGGTAGGCCTGAACACGCGTCGCACGGGGTTGCTGCTGGCGCTCAAGCTGATGGGCGCGGATATCGAGGTGGTGGACCAGCGCCGAAGCGGCGGCGAAACCGTCGCCGACCTCCGGGTATGCCACGCGCCGCTGCACGGCATCGAGCTGCCGCCGGCACTGGTGCCGGACATGATCGACGAGTTCCCGGCGCTGTTCGTGGCCGCCGCGGCGGCGCAGGGCACCACCGTGATCCGAGGCGCGGCCGAGCTGCGCGTGAAGGAGTCCGACCGCATCGCCAGCATGGCCGCCGGCCTGCGTGCGTTGGGCGTGCGGGTGGAGGAGACGCCCGACGGCGCAGCCATCACCGGCGGAACGCTGGGCGCGGGTGTGGTCCAGGGCCATGGCGACCATCGCGTGGCCATGAGCTTTGCCGTGGCCGGTCTGGTCGCCACGGGCGGCGTGCGCATCGAGGATTGCCGCAACGTGGCCACCTCCTTTCCCGGCTTCATGGAGCTGGCCAACGGCTGCGGATTCGCGCTGGCGGAAGCGTAG
- a CDS encoding GNAT family N-acetyltransferase, whose translation MLAARFHPAIAALPAATWDALRPGANPFVSHAFLHTLERTGCIRPDWGWQPHHLGLYEGERLVAAAPLYLKGNSHGEFVFDWSWASAWERAGGDYYPKLLNAVPYSPVPGPRLLAGTDERAPRLRQALVEAIRAETDRLGLSSAHVNFLPDAELEAFGDEWLARSDVQFHWHNRGYGDFDQFLAALKPRKRKNIRQERARVHACGLATGMRGGSSLDADAWRQIYALYAATFDAKGNHAALTPAFFDALGGMGDAVQVACAVDGERIEAMALFLQSDTTLYGRYWGARVDVPGLHFELCYYRGIEHAIARGLTRFEPGAQGEHKLARGFVPVSTHSRHYLAHPQFRRAVREALIHEAQAMDEYVAELATHAPYAEACR comes from the coding sequence ATGCTCGCCGCCCGTTTCCACCCCGCCATCGCCGCACTGCCCGCGGCGACCTGGGATGCGCTGCGCCCGGGCGCCAATCCGTTCGTCTCGCACGCCTTCCTGCACACGCTCGAGCGCACCGGCTGCATCCGCCCGGACTGGGGCTGGCAGCCGCACCACCTGGGGCTGTACGAGGGCGAGCGCCTGGTCGCCGCCGCGCCGCTGTACCTGAAGGGCAACTCGCACGGCGAGTTCGTGTTCGACTGGAGCTGGGCCAGCGCCTGGGAGCGCGCCGGCGGCGACTACTATCCTAAACTGCTCAATGCCGTGCCCTACTCGCCCGTGCCCGGTCCGCGCCTGCTCGCCGGTACGGATGAGCGCGCACCGCGGCTGCGGCAGGCGCTGGTGGAGGCGATACGCGCTGAAACCGACCGCCTGGGCCTGTCCTCCGCGCACGTCAACTTCCTGCCGGACGCGGAACTGGAGGCCTTCGGCGATGAATGGCTGGCGCGCTCGGACGTGCAGTTCCACTGGCACAACCGCGGCTACGGCGACTTCGACCAGTTCCTCGCCGCGCTCAAGCCCAGAAAGCGCAAGAACATCCGGCAGGAACGCGCGCGGGTACACGCCTGCGGCCTGGCGACAGGCATGCGCGGCGGCTCGAGCCTCGACGCGGATGCCTGGCGGCAGATCTACGCCCTCTATGCGGCCACCTTCGACGCCAAGGGCAACCACGCCGCGCTGACGCCTGCGTTCTTCGATGCCCTGGGCGGCATGGGCGATGCCGTGCAGGTGGCCTGCGCGGTGGATGGCGAGCGCATCGAGGCCATGGCCCTGTTCCTGCAAAGCGATACCACGCTCTACGGACGCTACTGGGGTGCCCGCGTGGACGTGCCGGGCCTGCATTTCGAGCTCTGCTATTACCGCGGCATCGAGCATGCGATCGCCCGCGGGCTCACCCGCTTCGAACCGGGCGCGCAGGGCGAGCACAAGCTGGCACGCGGCTTCGTGCCGGTAAGCACCCACTCGCGCCATTACCTTGCCCACCCGCAGTTCCGCCGTGCCGTGCGCGAGGCATTGATCCACGAGGCACAGGCGATGGACGAGTACGTCGCCGAGCTGGCCACGCACGCGCCCTATGCGGAGGCCTGCCGGTGA
- a CDS encoding HD-GYP domain-containing protein, whose product MPITPQFRIAFGYVALASLWIWLSDRALELLVLDPAQRLWAQSTKGWFFVSMTGLMLYWMIGRDLKRLAAINSQLVRGHEQSLRVLVSAMDIRHKETGDHSDRVMRMALGLARLAGVQDGELPALKFGALLHDIGKLAIPDAILIKPGKLDEAEMAHMRRHPEIGRDLMEQVDFLRDAVDIPYAHHERWDGSGYPRGLRGEEIPLAARIFSIVDVWDALSFPRVYKPAWPEEDVMAYLRGAAGSQLDPHLVGLFLANYPEIKALGMADSTSPREQARA is encoded by the coding sequence GTGCCGATCACCCCGCAGTTCCGAATCGCATTCGGTTACGTGGCGCTGGCTTCCCTCTGGATCTGGCTCTCCGACCGTGCGCTTGAGTTACTGGTGCTCGACCCGGCCCAGCGGCTCTGGGCGCAGAGCACCAAAGGCTGGTTCTTCGTCTCGATGACTGGCCTGATGCTGTACTGGATGATCGGTCGGGATCTCAAGCGCCTGGCCGCGATCAACAGCCAGCTGGTGCGCGGCCACGAACAGAGCCTGCGCGTGCTGGTTTCCGCGATGGACATCCGCCACAAGGAAACCGGTGACCATTCCGATCGCGTGATGCGCATGGCACTGGGCCTGGCGCGGCTGGCTGGCGTGCAGGACGGGGAGCTGCCGGCGCTGAAGTTCGGCGCGCTGCTGCACGACATCGGCAAGCTCGCCATCCCGGACGCCATCCTGATCAAGCCGGGCAAGCTCGACGAGGCCGAGATGGCGCACATGCGCCGGCATCCGGAGATCGGCCGTGACCTGATGGAGCAGGTCGACTTCCTGCGCGATGCGGTGGACATCCCCTATGCGCACCACGAGCGCTGGGACGGCAGCGGCTATCCGCGTGGGCTGCGCGGCGAGGAGATCCCGCTGGCCGCACGCATCTTCAGCATCGTGGACGTGTGGGATGCGTTGAGTTTCCCGCGCGTCTACAAGCCGGCGTGGCCGGAGGAGGACGTCATGGCCTACCTGCGCGGGGCTGCCGGCAGCCAGCTCGATCCGCACCTGGTCGGGCTTTTCCTTGCCAACTACCCGGAGATCAAGGCGCTGGGCATGGCCGACTCGACATCGCCCCGGGAACAGGCCCGGGCCTAG
- a CDS encoding DUF2269 family protein produces MAYLIAKWLHILSSAVLFGTGIGTAFYLLVVSLHRDARVVAVVARHVVIADWLFTATTVVFQPASGFWMVHWARIPWRSGWVGWSTLLYALAVACWLPVVVLQIRMRDLAADAAARGQPLPPAYWGAFRLWVALGIPAFLAFVALFYLMAVKPPL; encoded by the coding sequence ATGGCCTACCTGATTGCCAAATGGCTGCACATACTTTCCTCCGCGGTGCTGTTCGGCACCGGCATCGGCACGGCGTTCTACCTGCTGGTGGTCAGCCTGCATCGCGATGCGCGCGTGGTGGCCGTGGTGGCTCGCCACGTCGTCATCGCCGACTGGTTGTTCACCGCGACGACCGTGGTGTTCCAGCCCGCGAGCGGCTTCTGGATGGTGCACTGGGCCAGGATCCCGTGGCGCAGCGGCTGGGTCGGCTGGTCGACGCTGTTGTATGCGCTGGCGGTGGCGTGCTGGTTGCCGGTGGTGGTCCTGCAGATCCGCATGCGCGACCTGGCGGCCGATGCGGCAGCGCGCGGGCAGCCGCTGCCACCGGCCTACTGGGGGGCCTTCCGGCTATGGGTAGCGCTCGGCATCCCGGCGTTCCTCGCCTTCGTGGCGTTGTTCTACCTGATGGCGGTCAAGCCGCCCTTGTAG
- the aat gene encoding leucyl/phenylalanyl-tRNA--protein transferase, with product MIRLPLLDPASPERFPDPRQALVEPNGLLAFGGDLSPRRLLAAYERGIFPWFNPGEPILWWSPDPRCVFDTATLHANRSLRRALAGTDWHVTVDEAFVRVMRACAAPRPGQHGTWIGQAIIDAYAALHTQGHAHSVEVWEGDALVGGVYGVGVGRLFCGESMFSAHSGGSKLALMALAALLREWGFPLLDAQVSNPHLLGLGAREIPRDAFLPQVRTLVAQPSDALRWRTVPTRPATDYL from the coding sequence GTGATCCGCCTGCCGCTGCTCGACCCGGCCTCGCCGGAGCGCTTTCCCGATCCGCGCCAGGCCCTGGTCGAACCCAACGGGCTGCTGGCCTTCGGCGGCGATCTCTCGCCACGGCGGCTGCTGGCGGCCTACGAACGGGGCATCTTCCCGTGGTTCAACCCGGGCGAGCCGATCCTGTGGTGGTCGCCCGATCCGCGCTGCGTGTTCGACACCGCGACCCTCCACGCCAACCGCAGCCTGCGCCGTGCGCTGGCCGGCACGGACTGGCACGTCACCGTGGACGAGGCGTTCGTTCGCGTGATGCGTGCCTGCGCCGCGCCGCGACCGGGCCAGCACGGCACCTGGATCGGCCAGGCCATCATCGACGCCTATGCTGCGCTGCACACGCAGGGCCACGCGCACAGCGTGGAGGTATGGGAAGGCGACGCGCTGGTCGGCGGCGTCTATGGTGTGGGCGTGGGGCGGCTGTTCTGCGGCGAGTCGATGTTCAGCGCGCACAGCGGCGGCTCGAAACTGGCACTGATGGCACTGGCGGCCTTGCTGCGCGAATGGGGCTTTCCGCTCCTCGATGCGCAGGTCAGCAACCCGCACCTGCTGGGGCTGGGCGCCCGCGAGATCCCTCGCGACGCGTTCCTGCCCCAGGTGCGCACGCTCGTCGCGCAGCCATCCGACGCGTTGCGCTGGCGCACGGTGCCGACGCGACCGGCGACCGATTATCTCTAG
- a CDS encoding SDR family oxidoreductase, with amino-acid sequence MRVLVLGADGLIGRAVCDALQAAGHRPVRGIRHRQRSGGPGVGHVEVDFAHDTQQAEWLPRLQGIDAVVNAVGIFAEHGAQTFRRIHTQAPRALFAACREAGITRVVQVSALGADEHATSRFHRSKRAGDAALHAMVPTGTSLQPSLVFGPTGASSRMLMLLSWLPLAVLPGSGQQRVQPIHVDDVAALAVRLLEDDERPRSLAAVGPQPISLAHYLSVLRHALGGGRLRVLGIRTTWLARLGRLGGHWVDREALAMLDRGNTADSAQATHWLGHPPRPPRLFLSRAEAADMRVLLAWRAWALVGRIAVALVWLVTAVLSMGAYPVAGSFALLAEVGVHGPMASTALYGGALLDLALGIATLALHGRALRLAYLAQVALILSYTAIISFFLPAFWLHPFGPVLKNLPMLALIGALYATERRRWPT; translated from the coding sequence ATGCGCGTGCTTGTGCTGGGCGCCGATGGACTGATCGGCCGCGCCGTGTGCGATGCGCTGCAGGCCGCCGGCCATCGCCCCGTGCGCGGCATCCGGCACAGGCAGCGTAGCGGTGGCCCGGGTGTAGGCCACGTCGAAGTGGACTTCGCGCACGACACGCAACAGGCCGAATGGTTGCCGCGCCTGCAGGGCATCGATGCGGTGGTCAATGCCGTGGGCATCTTTGCCGAGCATGGCGCGCAGACGTTCAGGCGCATCCATACGCAGGCGCCGCGCGCGCTGTTCGCGGCCTGTCGCGAGGCGGGCATCACGCGCGTGGTGCAGGTGTCCGCGCTGGGCGCCGACGAGCACGCCACCAGCCGCTTTCACCGCAGCAAGCGCGCAGGCGACGCCGCGCTGCATGCCATGGTGCCGACCGGCACGTCGCTGCAGCCCTCACTGGTGTTCGGCCCGACCGGCGCCAGCAGCCGGATGCTGATGCTCCTCTCCTGGTTGCCGCTGGCAGTGCTGCCCGGCAGCGGGCAGCAGCGCGTCCAGCCGATCCACGTGGACGACGTGGCCGCACTGGCGGTCCGGCTGCTGGAGGACGACGAGCGACCACGCAGCCTGGCCGCAGTGGGCCCGCAACCGATCTCGCTGGCGCACTACCTGTCAGTGCTGCGCCATGCGCTCGGCGGCGGACGATTGCGCGTGCTCGGCATCCGCACCACCTGGCTGGCGCGGCTCGGGCGCCTCGGCGGGCACTGGGTGGACCGCGAGGCGCTGGCCATGCTGGACCGTGGAAACACGGCCGATTCCGCCCAGGCCACGCACTGGCTGGGTCATCCGCCACGGCCACCGCGCCTGTTCCTTTCGCGCGCCGAGGCGGCGGACATGCGCGTGCTGCTGGCCTGGCGCGCCTGGGCCCTGGTGGGACGCATCGCCGTCGCGCTGGTATGGCTGGTGACCGCGGTGCTGTCGATGGGCGCGTATCCGGTGGCTGGCAGCTTCGCGCTGCTGGCCGAGGTCGGCGTGCACGGCCCGATGGCGTCCACCGCGCTCTATGGCGGCGCGCTGCTCGACCTTGCCCTGGGCATCGCCACGCTGGCTTTGCACGGCCGCGCGCTGCGCCTGGCGTATCTGGCGCAGGTCGCGCTCATCCTTTCCTATACGGCGATCATTTCCTTCTTCCTGCCGGCGTTCTGGCTGCATCCGTTCGGACCGGTCCTGAAGAACCTGCCGATGCTGGCGCTGATCGGCGCGTTGTACGCCACCGAGCGGCGTCGATGGCCTACCTGA
- the serC gene encoding 3-phosphoserine/phosphohydroxythreonine transaminase, translating to MSRVWNFSAGPAALPRAVLEQAQRELLDWQGSGASVMEQSHRGKRFIAMAEQAEADLRELLEIPGDYAVLFLQGGATQHFAQIPMNLAGPTDTVDYVVSGHWSEKAASEAAPYARVNVVASSKADGFLHLPPRREWRLDPRAAYVHYTPNETIHGVEFHDVPEAGEVPLVADMSSNILSGPLDVRRFGLIYAGAQKNIGPSGLVVMIVRRDLLARPGRPMARIFRYAEHAAAGSMLNTPNTFGWYLAGLTFQWLKGQGGLAAVAGRNRAKAALLYGTIDSSGGFYRNPVDPASRSRMNVPFFLRDGALDAAFLAESEAAGLLALKGHKALGGMRASLYNAVPLEAVEVLVAFMRDFARRHG from the coding sequence GTGAGCAGGGTCTGGAACTTCAGTGCGGGGCCCGCGGCATTGCCCCGGGCAGTGCTCGAGCAGGCGCAGCGCGAACTGCTGGACTGGCAGGGCAGCGGCGCCTCGGTGATGGAGCAGTCGCACCGCGGAAAGCGATTCATCGCCATGGCAGAACAGGCAGAGGCGGATCTGCGCGAACTGCTGGAGATCCCCGGCGACTACGCGGTGCTGTTCCTGCAAGGCGGCGCGACCCAGCACTTCGCGCAGATCCCGATGAACCTCGCCGGCCCGACGGATACGGTCGACTACGTCGTAAGCGGACACTGGAGCGAGAAGGCCGCCAGCGAGGCCGCCCCCTACGCGCGCGTCAATGTCGTGGCCAGCAGCAAGGCCGACGGTTTCCTGCACCTGCCGCCCCGCCGGGAGTGGCGCCTGGATCCGCGGGCGGCCTACGTGCACTACACGCCCAACGAAACCATCCATGGCGTCGAGTTCCACGACGTGCCCGAGGCCGGCGAGGTCCCGCTGGTGGCGGACATGTCCTCCAACATCCTGTCCGGCCCGCTGGACGTGCGCCGCTTCGGCCTGATCTATGCCGGCGCGCAGAAGAACATCGGTCCATCAGGCCTCGTGGTGATGATCGTCCGTCGCGACCTGCTTGCGCGGCCGGGTCGACCGATGGCGCGGATCTTCCGCTACGCGGAGCATGCCGCGGCCGGCTCCATGCTCAACACGCCCAACACGTTCGGCTGGTACCTGGCAGGGCTGACCTTCCAGTGGCTCAAGGGGCAGGGTGGGCTGGCCGCAGTGGCCGGGCGCAACCGTGCCAAGGCGGCGCTGCTGTACGGAACGATCGACAGCTCGGGCGGCTTCTACCGCAATCCGGTCGACCCTGCTTCGCGCTCGCGCATGAACGTGCCTTTCTTCCTGCGCGACGGCGCGCTCGATGCCGCCTTCCTGGCCGAATCGGAGGCTGCCGGACTGCTCGCGCTGAAAGGCCACAAGGCGCTTGGCGGGATGCGCGCGTCGCTGTACAACGCGGTGCCGCTGGAGGCGGTGGAGGTGCTGGTGGCGTTCATGCGTGATTTCGCGCGTCGCCACGGCTGA